From Mucilaginibacter rubeus, a single genomic window includes:
- a CDS encoding tetratricopeptide repeat protein has translation MEILKKTFTAILLLAFAAQLQAQTNAVLQKAFHNSYANELNKNYVAAIADIYPYYSENNYEITIRLGWLNYLSKNYTASQNYYQKAITLKPNSVEAKFGYVKPLSFLQSWDKVLEQYLAILKIDPQNTQANYWGGVIYYNRKQYEPAIKLFRTVVTLYPFDYDGNHMLGWSMLMAGKKAEAKPFFEKALIIKPADASSTDGLARCN, from the coding sequence ATGGAAATTTTAAAGAAAACGTTTACAGCCATACTTTTACTTGCTTTTGCAGCACAACTGCAGGCGCAAACAAATGCGGTGCTGCAAAAGGCTTTCCACAACAGTTATGCTAACGAATTAAACAAGAACTACGTAGCCGCCATTGCCGATATCTATCCATACTATTCGGAAAATAACTATGAAATAACCATCAGGCTGGGCTGGCTCAACTACCTTAGTAAAAACTACACGGCTTCGCAAAACTATTACCAAAAGGCCATAACCCTGAAACCCAACTCGGTTGAGGCTAAATTTGGCTATGTAAAACCCCTTTCCTTTTTGCAAAGCTGGGATAAGGTACTGGAGCAATATCTTGCCATATTAAAAATAGACCCGCAAAATACCCAGGCCAATTATTGGGGCGGCGTAATTTATTACAACCGCAAACAATACGAACCGGCAATTAAACTTTTCAGAACTGTGGTAACGCTTTATCCCTTTGATTATGACGGCAACCACATGCTGGGCTGGTCTATGCTTATGGCCGGCAAAAAAGCCGAAGCAAAGCCTTTTTTTGAAAAAGCCCTGATCATTAAACCCGCCGATGCTTCAAGTACCGATGGTCTAGCCCGGTGTAATTAA
- a CDS encoding tetratricopeptide repeat protein has product MEYRKLTIIFVLLFAVLVAHAQDIGVVVPDSTVDQLYNAGNWKQLINFVNKTVTNSTDSPALHFKVGYAYMLTGNYKAAISQFNRVLVKEPQNTTARLYNYYCNTYINNNSAAFYSASRLDQETLRGIKLSPYGLTDATLESGIKLPANNERDNGFFERAGIGARLFWRLQLDQSFIFFKQNIFRSRFIDYKNQVGRTDKQTEYYVRAKYSLAKNISLIGAYHYLHTSYRSNINQSNLGLFGIKYDTRYIDLQGDINWGKLIDKTLKQYDAKVDFYPLGNLNLYTMSRASILNLSGVHTFIYSQSVGFKILDKTWLESAATFGNQDDYLDADGLYVYNSIDPTKFKCGESVFYQIGNHALLNLNYFYEKKTDIYRAVKYNQNSVTLGITWKF; this is encoded by the coding sequence ATGGAGTACAGAAAATTAACCATCATTTTTGTCCTGCTATTCGCTGTTCTTGTTGCTCATGCGCAAGACATTGGCGTAGTTGTGCCCGATAGCACCGTCGATCAGCTATACAACGCCGGTAACTGGAAACAACTCATCAACTTTGTAAATAAAACAGTTACAAACAGCACAGACTCGCCGGCTTTGCATTTTAAGGTTGGATATGCCTACATGCTTACCGGCAACTACAAAGCGGCCATCAGCCAGTTTAACCGGGTTTTAGTTAAGGAACCGCAAAACACAACTGCCCGCCTGTACAACTATTATTGCAATACTTATATCAACAATAACAGCGCGGCATTCTATAGCGCCTCGCGTTTAGATCAGGAAACCTTACGAGGCATTAAGCTATCTCCCTACGGCTTAACCGACGCTACGCTTGAAAGCGGCATAAAACTCCCCGCCAATAACGAGCGGGATAATGGTTTTTTTGAGCGTGCGGGTATTGGGGCGAGGCTGTTCTGGCGTTTACAGCTGGATCAGTCGTTCATATTTTTTAAACAGAATATTTTTCGTTCGCGGTTTATTGATTATAAGAACCAGGTTGGCCGAACCGACAAACAAACCGAATATTATGTTAGGGCGAAGTATTCACTGGCGAAGAACATCAGCCTGATTGGGGCATATCATTACCTGCATACCAGCTACCGCAGCAATATCAATCAAAGTAATCTCGGTTTATTCGGTATAAAATATGATACCCGCTATATTGATTTGCAGGGCGATATTAACTGGGGAAAGCTGATTGATAAAACCTTAAAGCAATATGATGCCAAAGTGGATTTTTATCCATTAGGGAACCTCAATTTATACACCATGAGCAGGGCGTCAATATTGAATTTAAGCGGGGTTCATACTTTTATTTATAGCCAGTCGGTTGGGTTTAAGATACTGGATAAAACCTGGCTGGAATCGGCTGCTACGTTTGGCAACCAGGATGATTACCTTGATGCCGATGGTTTGTATGTTTACAATTCTATCGACCCTACAAAATTTAAATGCGGGGAAAGCGTTTTTTACCAGATAGGTAACCATGCCTTACTGAATTTAAATTACTTTTACGAAAAGAAAACAGACATTTACCGCGCTGTTAAGTACAACCAAAACTCTGTCACGTTAGGCATAACATGGAAATTTTAA